In a single window of the Nodularia sp. LEGE 06071 genome:
- a CDS encoding 4Fe-4S single cluster domain-containing protein: METKPNEPSAALTEIPPGYLNIMGYVDESEVNGPGSRAVVWVQGCPRECSGCFNPESWSFGINQLISVDTLAENILSKPQNTGVTFSGGEPFWQATALASLARKLKGAGLNVMSFTGFTLKQLQSESAPPDSAALLAELDILIDGPFVESLAINSPTSLVSSSNQGVNVFNPDLTDQMTWASDQIEIHILKDGSRIVTGYQGGLSK; this comes from the coding sequence ATGGAAACTAAGCCAAATGAACCATCAGCAGCACTCACAGAAATTCCTCCTGGCTATCTGAATATCATGGGTTACGTGGATGAGTCAGAAGTTAATGGCCCTGGAAGTCGTGCTGTTGTCTGGGTTCAAGGTTGTCCGCGTGAATGTTCTGGCTGCTTTAATCCTGAGTCTTGGTCTTTTGGGATTAACCAACTCATTTCTGTTGATACTCTGGCTGAGAATATCCTCAGTAAACCTCAGAATACAGGTGTGACTTTTTCCGGTGGAGAACCTTTTTGGCAAGCTACAGCACTAGCTTCTTTGGCTCGTAAGCTCAAAGGTGCGGGATTAAATGTGATGTCTTTTACTGGGTTCACGTTAAAGCAACTACAGTCTGAATCGGCTCCTCCAGATTCAGCCGCATTATTAGCAGAATTAGATATCTTGATTGATGGGCCTTTTGTGGAGTCTCTAGCAATTAATTCTCCCACTTCTCTGGTTTCTTCTAGCAATCAAGGAGTTAATGTCTTCAACCCGGACTTAACAGACCAGATGACTTGGGCGAGCGACCAGATAGAAATTCATATCCTCAAAGATGGTAGCCGGATTGTGACTGGTTATCAAGGTGGGTTGAGTAAATAA
- the msrA gene encoding peptide-methionine (S)-S-oxide reductase MsrA, with protein MGLFGFGKKLAIPTAEEALPGRAKSMPVPNEHYVNKNTLKAPFPEGMEKAVFGLGCFWGAERKFWQLEGVYTTAVGYAAGSTPNPSYDEVCSGMTGHNEVVLVVFDPKVISYSQLLKVFWESHNPTQGMRQGNDAGTQYRSGIYVYSQEQKQLAEASRDAYQEALTKANYGKITTEILDAPEFYYAEAYHQQYLAKNPNGYCGLGGTKVACPIGVVESQVSG; from the coding sequence ATGGGACTATTTGGATTTGGTAAAAAGCTGGCTATCCCCACTGCGGAGGAAGCTTTGCCAGGAAGAGCAAAATCGATGCCAGTACCCAATGAACATTATGTCAATAAAAATACTTTAAAAGCTCCTTTTCCGGAAGGCATGGAGAAAGCAGTATTTGGCTTAGGTTGCTTTTGGGGTGCAGAACGCAAATTTTGGCAACTTGAAGGAGTCTATACAACTGCGGTAGGTTACGCAGCTGGTAGCACTCCCAACCCAAGTTATGATGAAGTCTGTAGCGGCATGACTGGTCACAACGAAGTAGTCTTGGTTGTCTTTGACCCCAAAGTGATTAGTTACTCTCAACTGCTGAAAGTCTTTTGGGAAAGCCATAACCCCACCCAAGGAATGCGCCAAGGTAATGATGCTGGGACTCAATACCGTTCCGGAATTTATGTTTATTCCCAAGAGCAGAAACAGCTAGCAGAAGCATCACGGGACGCATATCAGGAAGCTCTCACCAAAGCAAACTATGGGAAAATTACCACAGAAATTTTAGATGCGCCGGAATTTTACTACGCAGAAGCTTATCATCAGCAGTATCTCGCCAAAAACCCCAATGGTTATTGTGGGTTAGGAGGGACAAAGGTGGCTTGTCCTATTGGTGTAGTAGAATCTCAAGTCAGTGGTTAG
- a CDS encoding recombinase family protein, with protein sequence MISHSIWIVGTSRSGKTARLVENFCDWLHSENYSFASFYTKKTGEPNSRETSPDSYLPKTAPGVLVLAANSENRRNLADKIVIATQGKYPVRAKTMLGFFQDEVILFWPLLIQSLNIKAQFPVRLRPETEQELATKLWRSQLDTAILSRAGVNESRLVRRILDLFQLAAYSGTRCEDISQILQTGLTENAIDLEPEFLASLLLDWRNWCLKRGLLTYGMITELYSQKLLSDRHYQQHLTQRYQAVLADDVDDYPGVARQLFDFLLDQGAVGAFSYNPDGGVRLGLGADPNYLEGLARRCRIETLTTSPLPGLAEQLLTPMVELVSESMMLSSLPHPVQLIQTTSRSELLRKTAAEIVQAIDSGQVQAEDVAIIAPGLDAIARYTLVEILGKQNIAVESLNDQRPLISSPVIRALLTMLALVYPGLGRLVDRDAVAEMLVVLSRKRAGLENSALLSTRIDPVRAGLIADYCFQPHPDYPNLLPVSAFERWDRIGYAATTAYGEILQWLEEKRSQPEHHSPISLLYLAMQHFICQDSNLPYDQMAALRELLETAQHYWEIDTRLLQTTPRTAGSELNTTVAEFIQLLRRGTITANPYPLRPIGAARKAVTLATIFQYRSSRRFHRWQFWLDAGSPLWIKGGAATLFGAPLFLRDRLGEPWTAADENLLEEARLRRILADLLSRVSEKVYLCHSELAVNGQEQLGRLLPLVHAFM encoded by the coding sequence GTGATTTCTCATTCTATTTGGATTGTTGGTACTAGCCGCAGTGGTAAGACGGCTCGGTTGGTAGAAAATTTTTGTGATTGGTTGCATAGTGAAAATTATAGTTTTGCATCATTCTATACTAAAAAAACAGGTGAGCCAAACAGTAGGGAAACATCACCAGACTCATATCTCCCGAAGACAGCGCCAGGAGTTTTGGTTTTAGCTGCCAATAGTGAAAATCGCCGAAATTTAGCTGATAAAATTGTTATAGCAACTCAAGGAAAATATCCAGTTCGTGCCAAAACGATGCTTGGTTTTTTTCAAGATGAAGTTATTTTATTTTGGCCTTTATTGATTCAGTCGTTAAATATCAAAGCACAATTTCCAGTCCGATTACGCCCTGAAACTGAACAGGAATTAGCAACGAAACTTTGGCGTTCCCAATTAGATACAGCCATTTTGAGCCGTGCGGGAGTGAATGAGTCCCGTTTGGTACGTCGCATTCTGGATTTATTCCAATTGGCTGCTTATAGTGGTACACGCTGTGAAGATATTAGCCAGATTTTGCAAACAGGCTTAACAGAAAATGCTATTGATTTAGAACCGGAGTTTTTGGCATCTTTATTGTTAGATTGGCGAAATTGGTGTTTAAAACGGGGATTACTGACCTATGGGATGATTACTGAACTTTATAGTCAGAAGTTATTAAGCGATCGCCATTATCAACAACACCTCACTCAACGCTATCAAGCTGTACTAGCAGATGATGTCGATGATTATCCTGGAGTCGCGCGTCAATTGTTTGATTTTTTGTTGGATCAAGGTGCTGTGGGAGCTTTTAGCTATAACCCTGATGGTGGAGTGCGTCTAGGATTGGGAGCCGATCCTAACTATTTGGAGGGTTTAGCCAGGCGTTGTCGAATTGAGACATTAACAACATCACCCTTACCTGGTCTAGCAGAGCAACTTTTGACCCCAATGGTGGAATTAGTCTCAGAATCAATGATGCTGTCGAGTTTACCGCACCCAGTGCAGTTAATTCAAACCACCTCCCGCTCGGAATTATTACGCAAAACAGCAGCAGAAATTGTTCAAGCCATCGATTCGGGACAAGTACAAGCAGAAGATGTAGCAATTATTGCACCGGGTTTAGATGCGATCGCACGTTATACTTTAGTCGAAATCCTGGGTAAGCAAAACATCGCCGTGGAATCACTCAACGACCAACGCCCCTTAATTAGTTCACCTGTGATTCGAGCATTACTCACCATGCTGGCACTAGTCTATCCCGGTTTAGGTCGCCTTGTAGATCGAGATGCCGTCGCCGAGATGTTAGTTGTCTTGAGTAGAAAACGAGCAGGATTAGAAAACTCTGCTTTACTCAGCACTCGCATCGACCCAGTACGCGCCGGATTGATTGCAGATTACTGTTTTCAACCTCATCCCGATTATCCCAACTTGTTACCAGTTTCAGCATTCGAGCGCTGGGATCGCATCGGCTATGCCGCTACCACAGCTTACGGTGAAATTTTACAGTGGTTAGAGGAAAAGCGATCGCAGCCAGAACACCATAGTCCCATTTCTTTGTTATATCTGGCAATGCAGCACTTTATCTGTCAGGATAGCAACCTCCCCTACGACCAAATGGCCGCACTGCGGGAATTACTGGAAACTGCCCAACATTATTGGGAAATTGACACCCGTTTACTACAAACGACCCCCAGAACAGCAGGATCAGAACTCAATACTACAGTTGCCGAATTTATACAACTACTGCGACGTGGTACTATTACCGCCAACCCTTATCCCTTGCGTCCCATCGGCGCAGCCAGAAAAGCTGTCACTTTAGCAACTATTTTCCAATATCGCTCTAGTAGAAGATTTCACCGTTGGCAGTTCTGGTTAGATGCTGGTTCCCCTCTATGGATAAAAGGTGGCGCAGCAACGTTATTTGGAGCGCCATTATTCTTGCGAGACAGGTTAGGGGAACCTTGGACAGCAGCAGATGAAAATTTGCTAGAAGAAGCCAGATTACGCAGAATTTTGGCAGATTTACTCTCTCGTGTCAGTGAAAAAGTTTATTTATGTCATAGCGAATTAGCCGTCAATGGTCAAGAACAATTAGGTCGGCTGTTGCCGTTGGTACACGCTTTTATGTGA
- a CDS encoding proton extrusion protein PcxA, producing MRIPIFSQKIYPFLLSAYRWYLLTPERSLDAAYQAALKIKAIEDEHFNGNKIDLNSVIYSNSVMDYFESDLKQQLKIARMRLTEFRASRLFSNESHPRAALKTGIEYPSTALILDKLQFIDQVISKYNNLENEVNSSALVNKPQIVKVDAPTSESSLQKLPSQNQEPNKKQRGKADTMGILPRSILSTIGRLQVELDPNAEQDVVKNFRQTQRRTIISIRFILLLIIVPLLTHQISKVLIVGPLINHFRSPDTTQIFLNLEMEEEALVEMQRFEERIKFENLIHSAPPLSAEEMEIEMEDKAQEIAEQFRRKSANAIKNVFSDIFSVAAFIYLLIISKPSIIVLKDFFDHIVYGLSDSAKAFIIILFTDVFVGFHSPHGWEVILEGVSRHWGLPANRDFIFLFIATFPVILDTIFKYWIFRYLNRISPSAVATYRNMNE from the coding sequence ATGAGAATACCGATTTTTAGCCAGAAAATTTACCCTTTTTTACTATCTGCTTACAGATGGTACTTACTCACCCCAGAGCGTTCATTGGACGCAGCTTATCAAGCCGCATTAAAGATTAAAGCCATAGAAGACGAGCATTTTAATGGTAATAAAATAGACTTAAACTCAGTCATCTACAGTAACAGCGTGATGGATTATTTTGAGTCAGATTTAAAGCAACAATTAAAAATTGCCCGAATGCGACTGACAGAGTTTCGAGCCAGTCGTTTGTTTTCTAATGAATCTCATCCAAGAGCCGCTCTGAAAACAGGGATAGAATATCCTAGTACTGCCTTAATTTTAGATAAATTACAATTCATTGATCAAGTTATCTCAAAATATAATAACTTGGAGAACGAGGTCAATTCCTCGGCTTTAGTAAATAAACCTCAAATCGTCAAAGTTGATGCGCCTACCTCTGAATCATCACTCCAAAAATTACCAAGTCAAAATCAAGAACCGAATAAAAAACAGCGAGGTAAGGCTGATACAATGGGAATATTGCCCCGGTCGATTTTAAGTACTATCGGTCGTCTGCAAGTTGAATTAGATCCAAATGCTGAACAAGATGTTGTTAAAAACTTCCGTCAGACTCAAAGAAGAACCATCATATCTATTAGATTTATTTTACTATTAATTATAGTACCTTTGTTAACTCATCAAATATCAAAAGTATTAATAGTCGGTCCTCTAATCAACCATTTTAGAAGCCCCGATACAACGCAAATATTCCTAAATTTAGAAATGGAGGAAGAAGCATTAGTAGAAATGCAAAGATTTGAAGAAAGAATTAAGTTTGAAAACCTGATTCATAGCGCCCCTCCACTATCTGCTGAAGAGATGGAAATTGAGATGGAGGATAAAGCCCAGGAAATTGCTGAACAATTTCGCCGCAAAAGTGCCAATGCTATTAAAAATGTTTTTTCAGATATTTTCTCAGTTGCTGCTTTTATTTATCTATTGATTATCAGTAAACCTTCGATTATTGTACTAAAAGACTTCTTTGATCATATTGTCTATGGTCTTAGTGATAGTGCTAAAGCATTTATCATTATTTTGTTTACCGATGTATTTGTCGGATTTCACTCTCCTCATGGCTGGGAAGTAATTTTAGAAGGTGTATCACGTCATTGGGGCTTACCAGCTAATCGAGATTTCATCTTCTTATTTATTGCCACCTTTCCTGTGATTTTAGATACAATCTTTAAATATTGGATTTTCCGTTATTTAAACCGCATATCACCTTCCGCAGTTGCTACATATCGGAATATGAATGAATAA
- a CDS encoding EutP/PduV family microcompartment system protein, with protein sequence MQRICVVGTSGSGKTTLARQISQRLAIPHTSIWLN encoded by the coding sequence ATGCAGCGAATATGTGTAGTTGGTACAAGTGGTTCGGGGAAGACGACTTTAGCACGTCAAATTTCCCAGCGCCTCGCCATTCCTCATACATCAATCTGGCTTAATTAA
- the argJ gene encoding bifunctional ornithine acetyltransferase/N-acetylglutamate synthase has protein sequence MADWQEISGGVTAPRGYQAAGITAGLKPSGLPDLALIWSDVEAIAAGVFTTSQVKAACVDYCRQRLQAKHSARAILCNAGQANASTGMQGVRDAEESAEILARELNISPESILLASTGVIGQRIRMDALRSGIPQVVAALSDTGSDAAAGAIITTDLVTKSIALETTIGDRPVRIGGIAKGSGMIHPNMATLLAFVTCDAAVSSNLWQQMLSRAADQSFNAITVDGDTSTNDSLIALANGQSRTPAITEMGAEAEKLEAMLTAVCQYLAKAIARDGEGATCLIEVQVTGAYDQVSARQIAKTIAGSSLVKSAIFGRDPNWGRIAAAAGRAGVSFEQDNLQIKLGDFLLLENGQPVPFDRAAASAYLKQTAADSSLPPDFIATNNSNDLSVDRSIIKGQRVDNPVIIAVNVGNGHGSGKAWGCDLSYDYVKINAEYTT, from the coding sequence ATGGCAGATTGGCAAGAAATCTCTGGTGGTGTGACAGCACCAAGAGGTTATCAGGCGGCGGGAATCACCGCAGGACTGAAGCCTTCGGGATTGCCCGATTTAGCTTTGATATGGTCAGATGTAGAGGCGATCGCAGCTGGTGTATTTACCACTAGTCAAGTTAAAGCCGCCTGTGTAGATTATTGTCGCCAACGTTTGCAAGCTAAACACAGCGCGCGGGCAATTCTCTGCAATGCTGGTCAAGCAAATGCCTCCACAGGTATGCAAGGTGTGCGTGATGCCGAAGAAAGTGCCGAAATATTAGCGCGTGAGTTGAATATTTCCCCAGAATCGATTCTCTTGGCTTCTACAGGCGTAATTGGTCAACGGATCAGGATGGATGCTTTACGCAGTGGGATTCCCCAGGTTGTAGCCGCACTTTCCGACACAGGTTCAGATGCAGCAGCTGGGGCAATTATTACTACAGATTTGGTAACCAAATCCATTGCTTTAGAAACAACCATAGGCGATCGCCCCGTCCGCATTGGTGGGATTGCTAAAGGTTCCGGGATGATTCATCCCAACATGGCCACTCTGTTGGCATTTGTCACCTGTGATGCGGCGGTTTCGTCAAATCTGTGGCAACAAATGTTAAGTAGGGCTGCTGATCAAAGTTTTAATGCCATTACCGTAGATGGTGATACCAGCACTAATGATAGTTTAATTGCTTTGGCTAATGGTCAATCTCGCACTCCAGCAATTACCGAAATGGGTGCAGAAGCTGAGAAATTAGAGGCCATGTTAACAGCAGTATGTCAGTATTTGGCGAAAGCGATCGCTCGTGATGGCGAAGGTGCAACCTGCTTAATTGAAGTGCAAGTCACTGGCGCTTATGATCAAGTTTCCGCCCGTCAAATCGCTAAAACCATTGCCGGTTCATCTCTAGTTAAATCGGCAATCTTTGGACGCGATCCCAATTGGGGACGTATCGCCGCCGCCGCCGGACGTGCAGGTGTATCTTTTGAACAAGACAACCTGCAAATAAAGTTAGGGGATTTCTTATTATTAGAAAATGGTCAACCAGTACCATTTGACCGTGCAGCAGCCAGTGCATATTTAAAACAAACTGCGGCTGATTCTTCTTTACCACCAGACTTTATTGCTACTAATAATAGTAATGATTTATCTGTGGATAGAAGCATAATTAAAGGTCAACGAGTCGATAATCCGGTGATTATTGCCGTTAACGTTGGGAATGGTCATGGTTCTGGTAAAGCTTGGGGGTGTGATTTGAGTTATGACTATGTGAAAATTAACGCGGAGTACACGACTTAA
- a CDS encoding CHAD domain-containing protein — translation MTLTINPPVKSLKDYAHQAIQQHLKKTLKWEKSVKKDKDPEALHQMRVGMRRLRTAISRFDLFLNLPQSANASKIGKIARRLGNLRDIDVLKETLATLYQPHLPHKEQKVLRTAFDALDKQRQKALSQTQTTLQGETYKSLKQALADWLEQPIYQPLAYIPIQQVLPDLLLPELSSFLLHPGWLVGTNIIDSEVKVCTNLPPENIEQELITQGDSIHDLRKQAKRVRYQMELFSDLYGESYAAYVAEIKNIQDLLGNMQDSMVMGEWLADVFKSEIDAELPTLATLFQENRYQLWQQWQPLQERYFQGEHRHGFHLTILNPMPTAIL, via the coding sequence ATGACATTGACAATAAACCCCCCAGTAAAAAGTCTCAAAGACTACGCTCACCAGGCAATTCAACAACACCTCAAGAAAACCTTGAAATGGGAAAAATCAGTTAAGAAAGATAAAGATCCAGAAGCATTGCATCAAATGCGAGTCGGGATGCGTCGCCTACGGACTGCCATCAGTAGGTTTGATTTATTCCTGAATTTACCGCAGTCAGCCAACGCCTCGAAAATCGGTAAAATTGCGCGTCGTCTTGGCAATCTCAGAGATATAGATGTACTCAAAGAAACTTTAGCAACCCTTTACCAACCACATTTACCTCACAAAGAACAAAAAGTTCTGCGAACAGCTTTTGATGCTTTAGATAAACAACGTCAAAAGGCATTATCCCAGACGCAGACAACATTACAAGGTGAAACTTACAAGTCTCTTAAACAAGCATTGGCAGATTGGTTAGAACAACCCATTTATCAGCCTTTGGCATACATCCCAATTCAACAAGTGCTACCGGATTTACTTTTACCAGAACTGAGTAGTTTTTTGCTGCATCCGGGCTGGCTAGTGGGGACTAACATTATAGATTCAGAGGTAAAAGTTTGCACAAATTTGCCACCAGAAAACATAGAACAAGAATTGATAACTCAAGGTGACAGCATTCATGATTTACGGAAACAAGCCAAACGAGTGCGTTATCAAATGGAGTTATTTAGTGACTTATATGGTGAGTCTTACGCGGCTTATGTTGCCGAAATCAAAAACATCCAAGACCTATTAGGAAATATGCAAGATAGTATGGTGATGGGTGAGTGGCTTGCAGATGTGTTCAAATCAGAAATTGATGCTGAACTGCCCACCCTGGCTACTTTATTCCAAGAAAATCGTTATCAGTTGTGGCAGCAATGGCAACCTTTGCAAGAGCGCTATTTCCAAGGTGAACACCGACACGGTTTTCATTTAACAATACTCAACCCCATGCCAACAGCTATTTTGTGA
- a CDS encoding N-acetylmuramoyl-L-alanine amidase, translated as MKFGIDIGHNSPPDTGAVGIKFEDALNTDVGNRVISKLRALGHEVILCKPDRSTSVTNSLFQRINTANTNRVEVFVSIHFNAFNGRANGTEVFAASETGRRIAQPVLNEIVSLGFFNRGVKSGSHLYVLRNTNMPAILVECCFVDSPRDMNIFEPEATANAIVKGLTGQVPSIPVNPVPDEELNTDTTVIRLQRALNQLKINDRNGRPLVEDNSMGPATSSATVNFQNIVGLPPSGIADTKTWDAINLILAKRIIRPNHAGGPVMRYLQYRVGAGVDGIYGPQTGTAIRTYQRQNGLLADGIVGGMTWQRLIG; from the coding sequence ATGAAATTTGGCATTGATATTGGGCATAATTCTCCTCCAGACACAGGTGCTGTGGGGATCAAATTTGAGGATGCTTTAAACACAGATGTCGGGAACAGAGTAATCTCGAAGTTACGGGCTTTAGGACATGAAGTAATCCTGTGTAAACCAGATAGGTCTACTTCCGTAACAAATTCACTATTTCAAAGAATTAATACGGCCAATACTAACAGAGTTGAGGTTTTTGTCTCCATACACTTTAACGCTTTTAATGGTCGGGCTAATGGTACGGAAGTATTTGCAGCTAGTGAAACTGGGAGAAGAATTGCTCAACCAGTGTTAAATGAAATTGTCAGTTTAGGATTTTTTAATCGTGGGGTTAAAAGTGGTTCCCACTTATATGTCCTGAGAAACACTAATATGCCTGCGATTCTTGTAGAATGCTGCTTCGTCGATTCACCACGAGATATGAATATCTTTGAACCGGAAGCAACTGCTAATGCCATTGTCAAAGGCTTGACCGGTCAAGTACCTAGTATTCCTGTGAATCCTGTCCCAGATGAAGAATTGAATACAGATACTACAGTCATCAGACTGCAAAGAGCCTTAAATCAATTAAAAATCAACGATAGGAATGGTAGGCCTTTAGTAGAAGATAATTCCATGGGACCGGCAACCAGCTCTGCAACAGTAAATTTTCAGAATATTGTGGGACTACCACCTAGTGGAATTGCAGACACAAAGACCTGGGATGCCATTAATCTGATTTTAGCTAAACGAATCATCAGACCCAACCACGCTGGCGGTCCAGTTATGAGATACCTACAATACCGTGTAGGTGCTGGTGTTGATGGCATCTATGGTCCTCAGACAGGAACAGCTATTAGGACATATCAAAGGCAAAATGGTTTGCTTGCTGATGGCATTGTCGGAGGAATGACCTGGCAGAGATTAATTGGTTAG